In Firmicutes bacterium ASF500, a single genomic region encodes these proteins:
- the vgrG1 gene encoding Actin cross-linking toxin VgrG1: protein MSIYDMLSQDQQTQPVCGITVGVVTDIKDPDKKNRVKVRLINRTDSTQETDFIRVMSPAVGKQFGLFALPEVGDEVLVGFLDGDYAAPYVLGCLWNTKNPAPVSVQDGKNEVRMWKSKTGHRLELNDGQDAPGITLFTAKETHLVIDDKAQTAELADKDKKNSVVIDIGGGTVTVEAKSKLTLKCGKASIELNGSSGEISIKTSGSIKIDGQQVDVSGKSAVNVKASGQLNLEASGPANLKGAIVKVN, encoded by the coding sequence GTGAGTATCTACGATATGCTGTCTCAGGATCAGCAGACCCAGCCCGTATGCGGTATCACCGTAGGGGTGGTCACCGACATCAAGGACCCGGACAAGAAAAACCGGGTGAAGGTGCGCCTGATTAACCGCACGGACTCCACCCAGGAGACGGACTTCATCCGGGTCATGTCTCCGGCGGTGGGCAAGCAGTTCGGCTTGTTCGCCCTGCCGGAGGTGGGGGACGAGGTGCTGGTGGGCTTTCTGGACGGCGATTACGCCGCCCCCTACGTGCTGGGGTGCTTGTGGAACACCAAAAACCCCGCGCCGGTCTCGGTGCAGGACGGGAAGAACGAGGTCCGGATGTGGAAGTCCAAAACGGGCCACAGGCTGGAGCTGAACGACGGCCAGGATGCCCCGGGCATCACGCTGTTCACCGCCAAAGAGACCCATCTGGTGATAGACGACAAGGCCCAGACCGCCGAGCTGGCCGACAAGGATAAGAAAAACAGCGTCGTCATCGATATTGGCGGCGGGACGGTCACAGTAGAGGCCAAGAGCAAGCTGACTCTCAAGTGCGGCAAGGCCTCCATTGAGCTCAACGGAAGCAGCGGGGAGATCAGTATCAAGACCTCCGGGAGCATCAAGATAGACGGCCAGCAGGTGGATGTGTCGGGCAAGAGCGCCGTCAACGTGAAAGCCAGCGGCCAGCTGAACCTGGAGGCCAGCGGCCCGGCCAACTTGAAGGGCGCTATCGTGAAGGTCAACTGA
- the gpFI gene encoding Putative prophage major tail sheath protein, with amino-acid sequence MEAAAPVTGGGSGDDEDEDAVPAAAPALPAGVMKLQLSGGFNGTQSSLTDGDFIGVDNGPGARTGIQAFLDNSDVSLMAVPGIVAPNVQLSLVAHCENLGSRFAVLDMPQDAKSVTDIMNHRNIVDSDYCAMYHPWLQVFDPLDKRDAFIPPSGSVLGIFARSDNTRGVHKAPANETVANCTGLSVTYNTAEQDMLNPNGVNLIRRFPGQGIRVWGARTASSKPLWKYVNVRRLFIFLEESIKANTNWVVFEPNDELLWIRVRRTIEVFLEGVWKSGALAGATAADAFFVNIGSATMTQDDIDNGRLICVIGVAPVKPAEFVIFRLTQKTGE; translated from the coding sequence GTGGAAGCTGCCGCCCCAGTTACCGGCGGCGGCAGCGGGGATGACGAGGATGAGGACGCCGTCCCCGCCGCCGCTCCTGCCCTCCCCGCCGGCGTCATGAAGCTCCAGCTCAGCGGCGGCTTCAACGGTACCCAGTCCTCCCTCACCGACGGGGATTTCATCGGTGTGGACAACGGCCCCGGCGCTCGTACCGGTATCCAGGCCTTCCTGGACAACAGCGACGTGTCTCTGATGGCGGTGCCCGGCATCGTGGCCCCCAACGTCCAGCTTTCCCTAGTGGCCCATTGCGAGAACCTGGGCAGCCGCTTCGCCGTGCTGGATATGCCCCAGGACGCCAAGAGCGTCACCGATATCATGAACCACCGGAACATCGTGGACAGCGACTACTGCGCCATGTACCACCCCTGGCTCCAGGTGTTCGACCCTCTGGACAAGCGGGACGCCTTTATCCCGCCCTCCGGCTCCGTGCTGGGCATCTTCGCCCGCAGCGACAACACCCGGGGCGTCCACAAGGCCCCCGCCAATGAGACGGTGGCCAACTGCACGGGCCTGTCCGTCACCTACAACACCGCCGAGCAGGACATGCTCAACCCCAACGGCGTCAACCTGATCCGCCGCTTCCCCGGCCAGGGAATCCGGGTTTGGGGCGCCCGCACCGCCAGCTCCAAGCCCCTGTGGAAGTACGTCAACGTCCGCCGTCTGTTCATCTTCCTGGAGGAGTCCATCAAGGCCAACACCAACTGGGTGGTCTTTGAGCCCAACGACGAGCTGCTCTGGATTCGGGTGCGCCGCACCATCGAGGTCTTTTTGGAGGGCGTGTGGAAGAGCGGGGCCCTGGCCGGCGCTACGGCCGCCGACGCGTTCTTTGTGAACATCGGCAGCGCCACCATGACCCAGGACGACATCGACAACGGCCGGCTGATCTGTGTCATCGGCGTCGCCCCGGTGAAGCCCGCCGAGTTTGTGATCTTCCGCCTGACCCAGAAGACCGGTGAATAA
- the xre_3 gene encoding HTH-type transcriptional regulator Xre, whose translation MVDFSIRLKQLRKDKHLTQEQVGRRIGVTASMVSSYETDIRLPSYEVMVKIADLFGVTVDYLLCREDKRFLDISPLSDEEAAVVCSMVELLKKRSR comes from the coding sequence ATGGTTGACTTTTCGATTCGATTAAAACAGCTTCGCAAGGATAAACACCTGACACAGGAGCAGGTGGGAAGGCGTATCGGCGTTACCGCTTCCATGGTTTCTTCCTATGAAACAGATATACGTCTGCCTTCCTATGAGGTCATGGTAAAGATCGCCGACCTGTTCGGCGTAACGGTTGACTATTTGCTCTGCCGTGAGGACAAACGTTTTCTGGATATATCACCGCTCTCTGACGAGGAGGCGGCGGTTGTATGCAGTATGGTCGAGCTGTTGAAGAAACGCTCGCGGTAA
- the btsR_2 gene encoding Transcriptional regulatory protein BtsR, whose amino-acid sequence MYRIAVCDDDPVAAEQNRGAVCRILSGQDLNYTVDVFHAPAPLLAQLEQDPDSYQLLLLDIQFAGENGVDAAALLRDRQVDASIIYITDHPAYALDSFPTYPLEFLVKPVDEGRLAAALSWDRLRRGKFKPMRLNTSSGSIPLEDILYLEISGRKTAVHTTQENLLLSDPLSKLEEPLLGRGFCHSHFSFLVNLSHVQRVDRACLTLDNGETIPVSRRYYQSLMNAYIDYLKL is encoded by the coding sequence ATGTACCGCATCGCTGTATGCGATGATGATCCGGTCGCCGCGGAGCAAAACCGGGGAGCGGTCTGCCGTATTCTGAGCGGGCAGGATCTCAATTACACCGTAGATGTGTTCCATGCCCCCGCTCCCCTTCTGGCGCAGCTGGAGCAGGACCCGGACAGCTATCAGCTGCTCCTTCTGGACATCCAGTTCGCCGGCGAAAATGGTGTGGACGCCGCCGCCCTGCTCCGGGACCGGCAGGTGGACGCCTCCATCATCTATATCACCGACCACCCCGCCTACGCCCTGGACAGCTTCCCCACCTACCCCCTGGAGTTTCTGGTCAAGCCGGTGGACGAGGGCCGGCTGGCTGCGGCGCTGAGCTGGGACAGGCTCCGGCGCGGCAAATTCAAGCCCATGCGCTTAAACACCAGCAGCGGCTCCATTCCCCTGGAGGACATCCTCTATCTGGAGATCTCCGGCCGCAAGACCGCCGTCCACACCACCCAGGAGAACCTGCTGCTGTCCGACCCCCTGTCCAAGTTGGAGGAGCCTTTGCTCGGCCGGGGCTTCTGCCACAGCCATTTTAGTTTTCTGGTAAACCTGTCCCACGTCCAGCGGGTGGACCGCGCCTGCCTCACCTTGGACAACGGCGAGACAATCCCTGTCAGCCGCCGGTACTATCAGAGCTTGATGAACGCCTACATCGACTACTTGAAGCTGTAA
- the natR_1 gene encoding Transcriptional regulatory protein NatR, with protein sequence MPEHLSPQLQIAVCDDEPTDLRQAAGLTREIMAAEALPCSLSCYDSASALLTAIQNGAQFQLLLLDVMMDGMDGMALAAALRALGDGSAIIFFSSNREMALRGYEVSAARYLAKPLQQPQLREALLYCYKTFCEKKELLLPTEKGQSKLSPSDIIYAESWERGSRLQLTSGPIETPARLSELAAMLPERSFTFCHRTILVNLAFVKHLRPREIELADGKTIPVSKYRISTLKKSPLSYLRS encoded by the coding sequence ATGCCGGAACATCTCAGCCCGCAGCTGCAAATCGCCGTCTGCGACGACGAACCTACAGATCTCCGGCAGGCCGCCGGCTTGACCCGTGAGATTATGGCGGCTGAGGCCCTGCCCTGCTCCCTGTCCTGTTACGACAGCGCCTCAGCCCTGCTCACCGCGATCCAAAACGGCGCGCAATTTCAGCTCCTTCTGCTGGACGTGATGATGGACGGCATGGACGGGATGGCGCTTGCCGCCGCCCTGCGAGCGCTGGGGGACGGCAGCGCCATCATCTTTTTCTCGTCCAACCGGGAAATGGCTCTGCGGGGGTACGAGGTATCCGCCGCCCGCTATCTGGCAAAGCCGCTCCAGCAGCCGCAGCTCCGGGAGGCTCTTTTGTACTGCTACAAAACCTTTTGCGAGAAAAAGGAACTCCTGCTCCCCACGGAAAAGGGCCAGAGCAAGCTGTCCCCCTCCGACATTATTTACGCGGAATCCTGGGAGCGGGGGTCGAGGCTTCAGCTCACCAGCGGCCCCATCGAAACCCCCGCGAGGCTCTCCGAGCTGGCGGCCATGCTGCCGGAGCGGAGCTTCACCTTCTGCCACCGGACCATTCTGGTCAATCTCGCCTTTGTCAAGCACCTGCGCCCCCGTGAAATAGAACTTGCTGACGGGAAGACAATCCCCGTCAGCAAGTATCGGATTTCCACTTTGAAAAAGAGCCCTCTGAGCTATCTGCGCAGCTAA
- a CDS encoding Endoglucanase: MDYLLEFSDVAGGEWYAEAVRWAASQGIVSGYGDGTFGPDAPITREQLAVMLWRYSGSPASSKDLDFNDENEISPFALEALSWAVENGILNGGGDGRLAPQDQATRAQAAQMLKNFIEHQEEDF; this comes from the coding sequence GTGGATTATCTCCTGGAGTTCTCCGACGTGGCGGGCGGGGAATGGTACGCCGAGGCCGTCCGCTGGGCCGCCAGCCAGGGCATCGTGAGCGGCTATGGCGACGGCACCTTCGGCCCCGACGCCCCCATCACCCGGGAACAGCTGGCCGTCATGCTCTGGCGGTACTCCGGCAGTCCCGCCTCCAGCAAGGACCTGGATTTCAACGACGAGAACGAGATCAGCCCATTCGCCCTGGAGGCCCTGAGCTGGGCCGTGGAGAACGGCATCCTGAACGGCGGCGGCGACGGCCGGTTGGCCCCCCAGGACCAGGCTACCCGGGCGCAGGCGGCACAGATGCTGAAAAATTTTATTGAACATCAGGAGGAAGATTTTTGA
- the aroE_1 gene encoding Shikimate dehydrogenase (NADP(+)), with the protein MAYRGARKIYITDLFEPCAKSLVSDINENFAPVAEFVPHGDFSKLAACNVVLNASGIGMGQHIGETPLPKEYIQPSQFFFDACYNPERTQFLMDAEEKGCKVLNGLGMSLYQGAAQIELWSGKKPPVDAMRRELLKIVAEQTQHENAHASNLGRIGVNARCQGSGKTGILRRISGCTKPKEKRDLCGTPLPTRIKERNCYGVNQKANNQRRTNLL; encoded by the coding sequence TTGGCCTACCGCGGCGCCCGGAAGATCTACATCACCGACCTCTTCGAGCCCTGCGCCAAATCCCTGGTGTCCGACATCAACGAGAATTTTGCCCCCGTGGCCGAGTTTGTCCCCCACGGCGATTTCTCCAAGCTGGCCGCCTGCAACGTGGTCCTCAATGCCAGCGGCATCGGCATGGGCCAGCACATCGGCGAGACCCCCTTGCCCAAGGAGTACATCCAGCCCAGCCAGTTTTTCTTCGACGCCTGCTACAACCCGGAGCGTACCCAGTTCCTCATGGACGCGGAGGAGAAAGGCTGCAAGGTGCTCAACGGCCTGGGCATGTCCCTGTATCAAGGCGCGGCCCAGATCGAGCTGTGGTCCGGCAAAAAGCCCCCGGTGGACGCCATGCGCCGGGAGCTGCTGAAGATCGTCGCTGAGCAGACCCAACACGAAAATGCGCACGCTTCGAATCTTGGGAGAATTGGTGTCAACGCTCGATGCCAGGGATCAGGAAAAACTGGTATCCTACGGAGAATTTCTGGATGTACAAAGCCAAAAGAAAAGAGGGATCTCTGTGGAACACCCCTACCAACGCGAATAAAGGAAAGGAATTGTTATGGCGTCAACCAGAAAGCGAACAACCAAAGACGGACAAATCTTCTATGA
- a CDS encoding IS21 family transposase ISMac9, with the protein MTEFTMDRLRENLEALKMKNTLEILDNYLERAVADKLNIVEVLDHIFSEEAKSKRKRAYEKQIQMSGFPIKKTLDDFDFSFQPSIDKRQIDELATMRFLENGENVVFLGPPGVGKTHLASALGLVAAQHRFSTYYINCHQLIEQLKKAHFENRLPDKLKVLAKYRMLIIDEIGYLPMDIQGANLFFQLIARRYEKTSTVFTSNKTFSQWNEVFADVTIASAILDRVLHHCTVINIKGESYRLKERKEFMRQKQQIVNTLFEQGSC; encoded by the coding sequence ATGACTGAATTTACTATGGACAGGCTGAGGGAAAACCTGGAAGCCCTTAAAATGAAAAACACCCTGGAGATTCTGGACAACTACCTGGAACGGGCGGTGGCGGACAAGCTCAACATTGTGGAGGTTTTGGATCACATTTTCTCAGAAGAAGCCAAATCCAAGCGGAAACGGGCCTATGAGAAGCAGATCCAGATGTCTGGCTTCCCCATTAAGAAGACCCTGGACGACTTCGATTTCTCTTTCCAGCCCTCCATCGATAAACGCCAAATCGATGAGTTGGCCACCATGCGCTTCCTGGAGAACGGGGAGAATGTGGTTTTCCTCGGCCCGCCAGGCGTGGGCAAGACCCATTTGGCCTCCGCCCTGGGCCTGGTGGCAGCACAGCACCGTTTCTCCACCTACTACATCAACTGCCACCAGCTTATTGAGCAGCTCAAAAAGGCCCACTTTGAGAACCGCCTGCCGGACAAGCTCAAAGTTCTGGCCAAGTACAGGATGCTCATCATTGACGAAATCGGCTATCTCCCTATGGATATCCAGGGCGCAAATCTCTTTTTCCAGCTCATTGCCAGACGGTATGAAAAAACGTCTACCGTTTTTACCTCCAACAAGACTTTCTCCCAGTGGAACGAGGTCTTTGCCGACGTCACCATCGCCTCCGCCATCCTGGATCGTGTACTGCATCACTGCACCGTTATCAACATCAAGGGTGAGTCTTACCGCCTGAAAGAACGCAAAGAATTTATGCGTCAGAAACAGCAAATCGTGAACACTCTTTTTGAGCAAGGCAGCTGCTGA
- the xerC_8 gene encoding Tyrosine recombinase XerC, whose product MIISRPKTKAANRTIILPAPLLSVLKEYRQQVHSHWLFPSPRKDDLPLDPASVRKHLTTILERAGCKHIRFHDLRHLFATMSLEHGMDVKTLSTVIGHVSSSTTLNIYAHVTDEMRQTAARKIDRGIGKAEFTAETESAAKKSAPSTFRPYKGQRRKAGTGCVTQINDHLWEGRYSPVWPDGKKHPRNVYTKTREECEQLLAEMILQMKAEIAAEKERLRLEKQVS is encoded by the coding sequence TTGATCATCTCCCGGCCCAAAACCAAAGCCGCCAACCGGACGATCATTCTCCCCGCTCCGCTCCTGAGCGTCTTGAAGGAATACCGACAACAGGTACACTCCCACTGGCTGTTCCCCTCACCCAGGAAAGATGACCTGCCCTTAGACCCCGCCTCTGTCCGCAAACACCTGACCACCATTCTGGAGAGGGCAGGGTGCAAACACATCCGCTTCCACGACCTCCGCCATCTGTTCGCCACCATGTCCCTGGAGCATGGGATGGATGTCAAGACCCTCTCTACGGTGATCGGGCATGTGTCCAGCAGCACCACGTTGAACATCTACGCCCACGTCACCGATGAGATGCGGCAGACAGCGGCACGCAAAATCGACCGGGGAATCGGCAAGGCCGAGTTTACGGCAGAAACAGAATCCGCCGCAAAGAAATCCGCTCCCAGCACATTCCGGCCTTACAAGGGCCAGCGGCGCAAGGCAGGAACCGGGTGCGTCACTCAGATCAACGACCATCTGTGGGAGGGCCGCTACTCCCCAGTCTGGCCGGATGGCAAGAAGCATCCCAGAAATGTTTACACCAAGACCAGAGAGGAATGTGAGCAATTGCTGGCGGAGATGATCCTCCAGATGAAAGCGGAGATCGCCGCTGAAAAGGAGAGGCTGAGGTTGGAAAAGCAAGTTAGCTGA